DNA sequence from the Agelaius phoeniceus isolate bAgePho1 chromosome 20, bAgePho1.hap1, whole genome shotgun sequence genome:
ATTGTGTTACCTTTCATGCTAAGATCAGATCCCATTTAAATAGTGGCTGATATTTATAGGAAAGCTGAATTTCAGTTGTATTTATTAATAATTGTTATTCCCATATGGAATACTCTGTacctgcaggctgcagctgtTGGGATCACCATTAAATAAGGGCACAGGTTTAGCCTGCAGACCAACCACCCTGTGCCTCAGGCAGGAAGACCACAGGGAGCTTGAAATTGCACATAACTCCCTAGGCAGGCTCCAGAAATCCATCCTGTAACCAGATCAGGGCTTTTGCTCAGAGGCTCTCAGGTATCAATCCTGTGTGAGCTCCTTGTTGCTGCAGCTGACAGCGTTTGAAAAGCTGAATCCTCCTGCTGTCAGCAGCTCGTGGCAGCCTGCAAAGCAGTGTCTGCTGTTGGGCTGAGCATGGGGTGGTGATGCTCACAGCTTGGGAGCTGCCAGCTTGTGTGGGCTTGGAGCCCATGGAGTGGCAGCAGCTTGGTGCAGCAGTTGTTCCTAGCTCAGCTCCATGTCTGGGAAGACAGCATAAACTGGGACTCAGCTGAACTGTGCTCAACTCTGTCCTTTCTTAATACAAAATAAGAGCACTTAAGGGATTAAGGCTTTCATGCTGTTTTTTATAAACATAAATCTGTCTCTGGAATCTGAAATTGCAGCTGAGAATTTTTAGGGTTTGTTTTAGTTCTCATTATCGTGCTTTGATTTTTGATTGGTAATGCATTAAATAAATTTCACTAAGTCAGGTCTGCTCTGCCCATGATGGTTGTCAGTGGGTGACCTCTCCTTGTCCAACTCATGAGCCTTTccttatattttctctcccctgcccaTCTGAGGGGCAgttttggtgggcacctggtgtCCAGCCAGGCTCCAGCCATCTCCCATGATGTTCAGCCCCCAAACAGCAGACCCAGGAGGCTGAGGGAGGAGCACTGACCCCTAACGGCTCTTGGTGGGTTTTCAGTTTGTTTGTTCACTTTGTTTTCAGTTCCTCCCGGATCTGCTGGGCAcggctgggctcctgctgcagttCAGTGACCCTGCCCAGCCTGACGTGGAGCTCAGGAGGGCAGCCGTGCGCAGCATGGCCAACCTGTGTCTCAGGTGGGTACAGCCCCTTTCTGGGGGGCTACAAAGTGCACATCTGCCAGCACAGGGTGTAGGTGCATGAATGTGAAATGCAGAGCTTTAGCTGTGCATAAACCCCTAACTCTCAGTCTTGCAGAAATGGTGTTACAGGGGTTAGtttggggaagaaaagaaaagctttgtgCTGCCTGGTTTATCGTGCAGAAGGTTTCCTTTTGTGCTCTGTGTGGTAGAGCTGGCCCCTTTCCATcagccatccatccatccatccatccatccatccatccatccatccatccatccatccatccatcccttccTTCCCATCCAGCCATCCTCTGCAGGCTAACAGAGGGCTTGGGTGGCACTTTGTGTAACTTTATGAACCTGTGGACAGACTAGAAACCAACCTCGTGTCTCCTCCTGCTCTAATTTTAgtgtccctgggcagccatACCTGGATGAGTCCTACAGAAGTGTCTGTTTTCAAACTTTCCTAAGTGTTCTGCAGTCTTCAAAAACCACTGATGTGGATGACATCACTTTTTGCATGGTAAGTGTGAGTCTAATTGTCTAAAATACTCTAATTAGGAGGTTGTGCATGGAATTTGGAGTGTTGTCAATTAAGATTTTGCTTTAATAGTCTATAATTTGTCATATTACTGTCCCAATTGAGCAAAACTGTAACTGCTTAGAAAGTTACTTGAAAGATGTGAACttgcagcattttgggaaggaaaagtAAGTAATTCTTTATTTTCAGTTACTGCAAAGTGCACTGAAAGGTGTCCAGTCACTTCTCAACGGTGGGAAGATGAAACTGATGCAAATTGACCAAATTGGAGCTCTTCTGGCAGTGTTAAAGGTAAATCCTTAAATCCCCCTGGAGGAAGAGGCAGCCCCTGTGAGGTTCCAGGTGCTGTTAAGTGGGAAACAGTAGAAGGTGAACAAGAGGGAGCAGAGAAGCCTGGGCATGGGGGGAAATGGAGTGTGAGatgttaaagaaaaatatattgagTTTCTTTCACAGCATCTTCACTGCACTTCCCACTGCAGAATGTGAGAGGAAGATGGgaggctttggggttttttggaccTACTCGAAATCCTTCTACATGTAGATGGATttcagatgttgcatggagATGTTATACATGGGAGAGGCAGGACCTGGGGGAAGGAGCACAGCTGAAATTGGTGAATTCAGTAAATCTGTGCATGAGAAAAGGACAGAACTCTAACCCTTGTGTTCCTGTTGCAGAAATGCATGTTCCATGGGCTGCCAGGACTGAGCATTGAGGTGCCCACAGCCCTGTACCCTGCTCCCTTACCTCAGTATGATAAAAGGTCACCTGTCAAGCAGGAGCAGTCAGAACCAGCCACCTCTAAGCAGACAGGGGTaagctgggctgctcctggttCTCCAGCCTGTTTCTTGTGTTGTGTCTTACCTCTCATGGTATTGGTGGCTCTTCATGTCCTGAGCATGTGGCACATTTAATTCTTTTCTTCCAAGGTGATGATTACAAATTCTGCACTGAGTAAAATTGCTTTGGGAACTCAGGTGGCAGGAACaaatggctctgcagggcttggcTTTCCTCAGTTAAGCTCTGTGCAACAATTATTCATCCAGAGCCGAGAATTCCTGGCCTGCAGGCAAGGGATTGATGCGTGCAAACTCACCAAAGCTTTTGATTTTATAAGTCACATTTTCTCTCCTAACACTTGCACAATCGTTTGACTCTTTCTTAAGGAAGTCAAGTTCATTTAAGACTGATTTCTTGCCTCATCTCTTCTGCTCAATCCTTCTACAGGTTATTTTTTAACGTGTGAATACTTTGGATTACTGATTATCTGAAAGACATTAGAGAAAATAAGGTTATCTAGTCATGTTGACTTGTTTTTATTTAGGTGCTGAAAAGGAAAGTTACTTAGTGTTACCTACTGTAAATCTAAAAGAACTGCAGAAGTGTTTAGTGTTGTTCTTTAATCACTTTTGTGTGAAATATGATTTTTAGCTAAAAGTTTCCTTGGATATATTTTGCTTTAGGGATGAAGAAACCAAAGGTTATTTTTTGAGGCTATTCAGTTATAAACTGTTTACTTAGGTATTACTGAAATTTTGTGCCTATTGAAGGATACAAAAACTCAGATGCTGAAGAGTGACTGTGGGTAGAGTATTGCAGAGACATGTAACTGCATTTATGTATCCATTAAACATTGactaaaaaaatcaattttttgtCTTAGAGCCGAAGAAAAAAGTGCAAAGGGAAACAAAAGAAGGGAGAGTTtggagaagagggaagagaagatTCAGGGGATGCAGGAGAAGAGTCGGTGCTGGGAGCAGACATGGTGAAATTGCAGCTGGGggatgtgcagagcagcccttgcCCCCAGGCTCGGCCTCGTGTGTCAGATGTGTGTGCTGGGAAGGACCCCCcgagctgccagccctgcaaaCGCCTCAGCAGCAGCGAGTCAGAGTACTCTGACACTGAGGGTGGAATACAGAGCAAAGTGAGGTGATGCTGTGCTCAGaaacacacagagcagtgccatGGGTTGATACTGAGCAAAGGGAGGTGATGCTGTGCTCAtaaacacacagagcagagccatGGGTTTGTACAGAGCAAAGGGAGGTGATGCTGTGCTCAGaaacacacagagcagtgccatGGGTCCATACAGAGCAAAGGGAGGTGATGCTGTGCACATaaacacacagagcagtgccatGGGTTCATACAGAGCAAAGGGAGGTGATGCTGTGctcatacacacacagagcagagccatGGGTTTGTACAGAGCAAAGGGAGGTGATGCTGTGCTCAGaaacacacagagcagtgccatGGGTTCATACAGAGCAAAGGGAGGTGATGCTGTGCTCCTaaacacacagagcagtgccatGGGTTCACACAGAGCAAAGGGAGGTGATGCTGTGCTCATaaacacacagagcagtgccatGGGTTCATACAGAGCAAAGGGAGGTGATGCTGTGCTCATaaacacacagagcagtgccatGGGTTCATACAGAGCAAAGGGAGGTGATGCTGTGCTCATaaacacacagagcagtgccatGGGTTTGTACAGAGCAAAGGGAGGTGATGCTGTGCACATAAACACAGAGTAGTGCCATGGGTTGATACTGAGCAAAGGGAGGTGATGCTGTGCACATAAACACACATGAGATCCACAGAACCCTTCCACACCATCCTTTGTTCTTAGTCAAAACTGCCGAGGGAATCACTTTCCCTTTTGATTTATGAGATGGTACGAGAAAATTGGAAGGCAATAATTTGTGTTGGTGTGGAAGTAAATTTGttcttcctcttcctgttcTTGGTCTAAAAGATTTCCTCTCACAGCCAGCCACTAATACACATGAAAGAGGTGGAGCCCATCCCTTGTCCCTGCTGTTCTCATTAatctttttgtttgtgtttaagGTCTTACCAAGCCAATGTTCGCCAAGGGGCTCTGGCCTGTTTCCTCTCCACTATAAAGTCAATAGAAAAGAGAGTTCTGTATGGCTACTGGTCAGCATTTGTTCCTGATGCCCCTGGTATTGGCAGCCCCCAGTCTGTGTCTCTGATGACTATTGCTCTGAAGGACCCTTCTCCAAAGGTGAGGCACTTCTGAGTACAAAAATTGTTCTGTTTTCCCCCATTAATCTTCTCTGGCCTTCAGTAAGTATTTGACTGCTGCCCAAGAACTAAATAGAAAGCATTGGCTAAGGAAACAAAGGATTGGTTCTGTATTGCCTAAAGTTATGAAAAAACCATAGCTGGAGTTGAATTTTCTCTTTCTACAGAggatttaatgtattttaaaattcttcacCTGCTCAAAGGAGGTGTTAAAAGGTATCACAAATGTTTTATCATTTCAGACACGTGCCTGTGCCCTTCAAGTCCTCTCGGCCTTCCTGGAAGGTTCTAAGCAGTTCCTGTCTGTGGCTGAAGATGCCAATGACCACAAGAGAGCTTTTACTCCCTTCTCTGTCACCATTGCCTCCAGCATTCGGGAGCTGCACcgctgcctgctgctggccctggtggCAGAGTCCTCCTCTCAGACACTGACCCAAATAATCAAGGTACCTGCATTGTGGATGTGCCACATGCTCCCACTGGTCTCTAGGTTATGTCCTGAAGAAAGATTGCACAGAATTGCTGTGAGGTgtgaggtggtggtggtgacaGACAGATCTTTGTCCTCTCAGAAGAGTTCACTGAGTCATCCtacaaaatcatggaatcacagaacccAATCacctttgggttggaagggaccttaaagatcaccttgtTTCAATCCCCTGTTGTGAACAGGGACAACCTCCATTAGACCAGGTTCCTCAGAGTTCCATCCAGAGTCTGGGGGTTTCTTTTCAGCACAGGTctcttttttctgcatttttttagtCTTTTTGGAGCTGAATGAACCTGTAAAATGATTCTGAAGACTCACATTCCCTTTAAAACTGGAATCCAAATTGACAAATCCTTCCATGGGCTATCAAAATTCCTTGGTCTTTGTGCCACCTCACAGTAGTTAAATCCTTGTTCTTAGGAACCAAGTTTGTATCCAGTGTTCacacagcagataattggggtgGCTTTTTTCAGTGCCCTCAGATAATGAGTTGTGTGAGTGACCTAAATTACAAATGTAAAAACAGACCTGTTGGAGGCCAGGCTGAGTGTGATATAGAAATGCAGTACATCACCTAACCAGCACCTTTCTCTGTTTCAGTGCCTTGCAAACTTGGTGTCCAATGCACCCTACAGCAGATTGAAACCTGGGCTGCTCACCCGGGTGTGGAACCAGATCAAGCCCTACATCTCTCACAAAGGTTTGCAGTCTCTCTGCTGTATTCCTCCCCTCCTCTGTGCTCCATAATTCAAAATTCAGAGGCAGTGGATGGTTATATGTTATAATCTATCTGAGGGAGGATGCTGGGCCATCAGTGAGGTTCTAATGgagcttttttgctttttcttctccccccATTGTCTCTTGCAGACGTCAACGTTCGAGTTTCCAGCCTCACCCTGCTGGGGGCAATCGTTTCAGTGCAGGCACCTTTGCCAGaggtgcagctgctcctgcagcagcccggCTGCTCCTCGGGGCTGAGCAGCAGCGGCAGTGCAACCCCTGGGCGTGAGCAGTGGAGGAaggcagtgccctgggcagggcagagcccccagggcagccctgcaggctgtgcccccgctgagccctgctggctgctgtgcctgtgcgTGTCCCTGGTCATCCTGCCCCGGGAGGATTCCTGCTCTGACAGTGACgctgccttcccctccctgggcagcctctacGAGCCGTGTCCCCTGCGCCTGGAGGCCCTGCAGGTGcgagggctgctcctgcctccatcCAGTGCCTCCCTCACCTGTGGGGTCCCTTtgctccctgctctctcagGGGATTTCTCACTgagtgctgctgcagtggggctgagctgctgtggctcAGGGAGACACGATTCAGCCACAGCGGGACTGTCCCACTGCAgacctgctgcagcagcttcatctgcttgggattttttatcttttgtattttttcaatATTATCTGGGGGTGTGTGCTGGCAGACTGTGAGTATTCCCCATGCAAACTCCTCCATACAGAATCCAAATTAAAGTTTTGGTGGAAAACAGTGGGGAAGAGCCCTGCAGAGAACAGTCTGCAAGGAGCTATGGAGTGACTCAGGGAGTACCTGTGGATGCTGAGGcttggctttgtttttattCATGGAGCCACAGCAAAGGGTAAGACTTTGGAACGTGCATCCCAAGAAGTCTCACTCTTTTTCTGGAACAGTAAATATTTGTTAAATCCAGCTTcacagaaggcagcagcagtgttaCAGGAGGTACAGAATGTCTTGCTCTCAGTTTTTTTGGCTACAGGAGCCCTCGCTTACACTAAATAATTCATGGCCTCGCTACCTGATCGTGCTTCTGTGGCTCTTCTTTGAACAATAAAATGGAACAGGGAGGCTTTTAATCAGCTCTAGTATTCCAGAAGTTGTGCTGCAAGGTGTATCTGTTACATCAGAGCTCAGTATATGGTGCCAGGGTTGATTAGCCCATTAACATCATTTCAGTGTGTAGTTGGGGTATTTTGGGTAAACAGAAGGAAGAAATGCTGAATGGGATTTCTTTTGTCTGTGTTTAGGTGTTGGCTCTTCTTGTGAAAGGTTATTTCCCTATGACTCAGAGCTATTTCCTGGGACTTGGAGAAGTGGCTTGCAGATGCATGGAAGAAATGGATCCATCCATTCAGCTTCATGGAGCCAAAGTAAGAGCAGGAGACACGTCAACATTGTGTTACCAAGTCAGTTTTATCTGTCTGGGTGCTTTGCAAATGCAGATGAGTGGTGCTGAATATTCAGAGCATCTGTGAGTGTGATATAGAAATGCAGTACAGTATAGAAATGCACCTTCAGCTTCCAGTCTTGAAGTCTCAGCAGAATTTTGTGGCTCTGCTGAGTCACCAGGAAGCTTGGGAAGTGCAAGGACCACAGCACTGGTGCTTCCCTGGCTGAGCatcagctggggcagggactggACTCTGTGACCCAAAGATTTCCTCTTTGTGCAGTGGTTTGCTATGCTGTGCTTGCTGGAGACTTTATGTAGGAAAGGCTTTTCCTCTAATTCCAGTACTAGCAGGGACAGAACAGCCCAAACCAGTACTGAATCTTTGCTTTTTGTTCCCTGGGTCAGTAGATGCACATTCTGTAGCTCCATGAGTCACCCCTGATGAAAACCCCCTTGCTCTTTGTTCTCTGTAGCttctggaggagctgggcacgggtgtcctgcagcagcacaaacctgAGTCCCCCACTGCCCCCGAGCAGAGGGTGCCTGTCAGCGTGGTAAGTGTGAGATTGCCCCTCCctgagctccttccctgccctctgcacagtccctggcacacacacagacaattgcagggaggcaggaagggactcaggctgcagctccatgCATGTGCCAGTATGGAGAGTGTTTGGAGACTTCCTGCATCACTTGGCACTTGTTCTTGCCTGTGGACAGATGTCTTGGggtttatttcttttactgtgtctttgcctctcctcttcccaacTCTTGCAGCCTGCTGTAGCTCAGAGCTGGAAGAACAGCgctgattttgtgtgtgtcATTACTGCTGCATAAAACTTTCAGAATTTTCGTGAATTTGCATTGTTAAAGTGCCAGCCTGGTCTCAAGTACAGAGAGAGTGGCCAGAACCACAATATAAGTGAATTTAGAGAAATTCATTAGCTGTTTGTTGGCTGAGTTTGCAGAAGCTGAGTAATATGGGCCTGTTTAAGTCTTCCTTCTGTGAGCAGAAGACAAGCTTAAAAATTTCTTTGGCTCATGCTAAGTTTTGAGCCTACAAGACAGGAAATGTGTTCAGTAGCATCAGGTTCCTGTTACTTGCTATGAATGTAAATTGTCAGGCAAATGAAAACACTCAGCTGTGTGGATTCAGGAGTGGGATTGCAACTCTATTTAAAGCAGTTCAAATTTCAGCATATGATGATCATCTTTAAGACAAGAAGTTAGGCTTAATTGCTGAGTTTAGAAGATAaacctggctgcttctcctgcagGTTGTGACCTTCTGGACGATGATGTTAAATGGGCCCTTGCCTGGCACCCTGCAGAACTCCCCCCATGCCACTCTCCAGACAAGTGCCTGTGATGCCCTGTCCTCTATCTTACCAGAGGCTTTCAGCCTCCTGCAGGTAGGAGAACACACCTTTACATGTGGTGCTTTTACCTTTCAGGCTTTGTCCTTGCCCATCAGGTTACAGTAGTGTAAAGCCTTTTAAAACTTGCCAGGAGAAAGTAAAGAaaccttcccttttttttttttttttttctttctgaacatTGTGACTGTTGAAGGCTGGAAAGGGCAGTGTTGGGAGTAATTAGCCTGTCAGAACAATTAAACTGTGGGTCACAGCAGCTGTTTGGCCTGGCCATGAATACCCAGCCTTGGCAGTGAtgcacaggagatggaggacaaggaTTTCATGGCATGAGGGAGGGCTGAGGGATTGTTATTCTGCTGATTAATCCTTTGAAGAGCTGGCTGAGCCAATAGCCAGGGCCTGATGTTGTGCAGCCATTTGCATGtgtgttttttccctttgcaaCATGAAATATGCTTTTAAACATGAAAGCCTTGGCAGTGGATCCCCCCTGCATTGTGCAGCTGcttctgtgtcactgtgtccttGCTGGGGAGTGCTCTGCCGGATCTCATTTGCCCAGGAATTGCTGCTCCAGCAGTATCTCTGGAATTCTCCAAGTACAGCGTGTACTTCATCCCCTGCACTTTGAtcccattccctctcctgtCCCCGTGGCCAAGTGGGGTCAAGTCAGTGCCCACTCTGACCTTCTGTCATGGGCTGGTGAGCTGACAACCTGTCCTGGTTAACGAGGGGCAcagagggaggggaggcaggagcagcccatcCTCTGAGTCAGCCCTGATGGGCCATTCCTTCAGCTGTGGGTGACAGCAGTACTCTGATTTCCTTCTTGCTCTTAGCCAACAGCAGAGATCTGTGTGCTGGAAGCATTCCTGATTCCTGGAATCACTCCTCAATTCACTTTATCCAGAGCATGCTCTGAGTGGAAGCTCCTTCAGACACAGGGAATTGGAGAGAATTTGTGTGTCcctgtgggacagagctctcctcaGCCCCcctctgccactgctgctcctcttgcAGGGTGACAGAGATCCTGTGTGTCACCTTTACCTTGCTGTTCCTCTTGCAGGGTGACCAGCAGATCCTGTGTGTCACTTTGCTGTTCCTCTTGCAGGGTGACCAGAGATCCTGTGTGTCACCTTTACCTTGCTGTTCCTCTTGCAGGGTGACCAGCAGATCCTGTGTTTCACTTTGCTGTTCCTCTTGCAGGGTGACAGAGATCCTGTGTGTCACTTTGCTGTTCCTCTTGCAGGGTGACCAGCAGATCCTGTGTGTCACTTTGCTGCTTGGCCTGAACCACAGTGAGAACCCCCTGgtgaaagctgctgctgcccgtgCCCTGGGAGTCTACATCCTCTTCCCATGCCTCAGGCAGGTCAGAGCCAGCCCATCCCTTCTTCTGAGCCATTCTCTGATGAACCATAAGATGTGGGACATGGATTTGTTTGCAGTTAATTTGCTTTACTTTTGGCCTCTAGTGTATTTATAGTTTTCCTTACTGGCTCCAGGCCCGCTCTTGTCTTTGAGAGCAGAATCAGTGCAGCTTAAAGGGAGGTGGAGCacaagagagggggaaaggagagagGTCAGGATCCTCCCAGGCTCTCAGGGATGGGAGCTGGGTGGGTGGGttggcacagaggagctgcaagaggtgagggggagctgggatgaagggaacagctctgcagtgctctggggaGTTTGGTGTTGGACTCGATCcttgaggtcttttccaacctccaggattctatgattctaacaAGATTTTAATGGAAAGCCTTCAGTTTTGCTTAAAACTAAGAAATAAAGCttatttggaggggaaaaaaaggaattttttctaCAAAATATCATCTTAGCTTGGCTGAGCTGGAAGATTAGTTTTTACAATGTAACCTTTAAGTGAatgattttaataaaaatatatgcaGTAGCTGACTTTGGAGTTTaatt
Encoded proteins:
- the HEATR6 gene encoding HEAT repeat-containing protein 6 → MAAAGPGEPGQPAGPGPAGSQAMAGPGQPAEPGEPGPAGSLRRCLARLGALRARPDGGGRRTELHLLFDQLISESCGPEPAAAPDPQDVCAVLVQGCQLVPLDQEHLVSKVCQLIHHLLNRYQVMVDEQSLNFLLSYCISALRQCSSWTHVEILQALAALVYNNGPKCQKFLPDLLGTAGLLLQFSDPAQPDVELRRAAVRSMANLCLSVPGQPYLDESYRSVCFQTFLSVLQSSKTTDVDDITFCMLLQSALKGVQSLLNGGKMKLMQIDQIGALLAVLKKCMFHGLPGLSIEVPTALYPAPLPQYDKRSPVKQEQSEPATSKQTGSRRKKCKGKQKKGEFGEEGREDSGDAGEESVLGADMVKLQLGDVQSSPCPQARPRVSDVCAGKDPPSCQPCKRLSSSESEYSDTEGGIQSKVRSYQANVRQGALACFLSTIKSIEKRVLYGYWSAFVPDAPGIGSPQSVSLMTIALKDPSPKTRACALQVLSAFLEGSKQFLSVAEDANDHKRAFTPFSVTIASSIRELHRCLLLALVAESSSQTLTQIIKCLANLVSNAPYSRLKPGLLTRVWNQIKPYISHKDVNVRVSSLTLLGAIVSVQAPLPEVQLLLQQPGCSSGLSSSGSATPGREQWRKAVPWAGQSPQGSPAGCAPAEPCWLLCLCVSLVILPREDSCSDSDAAFPSLGSLYEPCPLRLEALQVLALLVKGYFPMTQSYFLGLGEVACRCMEEMDPSIQLHGAKLLEELGTGVLQQHKPESPTAPEQRVPVSVVVTFWTMMLNGPLPGTLQNSPHATLQTSACDALSSILPEAFSLLQGDQQILCVTLLLGLNHSENPLVKAAAARALGVYILFPCLRQDVMFVADTANAILTSLHDKSPNVRAKAAWSLGNLTDTLIINMETMGQSFQEELSDLLLLKLLCSATEASKDRDKVKSNAVRALGNVLHFLQPCHVANPRFREAIEESLQALIATVGSEATMKVRWNACYALGNVFKNPALPLGEAPWATEAFSALSSVVKSCKNFKVRIKSAMALSIPSRRECYGSTEQFCHIWSALVVALQRSEDTEDFLEFKYSSSLRSQLCQALLHLLQLARSSDLPLLGSSLREHGQAIRPYVLQYLSSPRQEGEAGAPTDLRDRERALQGAIEHLSAMETELQGKARLRVSLFLEDVLTHHTSATELAEA